ATTCCTGGTGGAGTAGGAGGGCCGGGGTGCCTGGAAGCCTGCCTTGGCCCGGGGCGGCAGCAGGCGGCACGGGGAggccagcagcacctcagccGGGGCTCCAGGACTGGCACGGCTGTTGTGAGTCAGGGGCAGAGCCCCGGCAACACTGGAGAAGGGGCTGGCAGTGGTCTGGCCGGCACTGGGCACCACAGGGGGATGCCAAACCGGAGAAGGAGGCAACGGAGAGGTCGGGCAGGAGGCTTGCTGGGTGTAGGGGTAGGAGTCGGGAAGAGAGGGTCTGGGTGGAGGCATCTCCTGGGGCATGGACCTTGCTGGCCCCTTGGATGGGGAGAGGATGAAGAGAGAAGACTGGAGCTGGTAAGGCTGGTGCTTGGAGatctccagctccttctgggACACCTCGTTCTCCCCTAGGTTGCTGCCATACAGTGATGCAGGAGGGGTTTTGGAGGGCCTGCTGGGACTCTTGGAGGGGCGTCTGGAGACCATGGGTGACAGATAAGCATTGTTATCATACTTCCAGGAGGGAGGTAGGGACATGGTGGGTGATGGGGACCGTAACAACTCGGGCTGAGAGGGGGCCTCAATGATGAACTTCTCCATCCTGGACTGCCGGCGGGCAAAGAGCTCAGCCCCCTTCCCTCTCGCTTCACTGAGGATGTGGCTGGGCTGTGGCTTCTTCTTGGGCTGGATGGTGGGAGACTTGAGGCAGGAGGACCATGCCGGAGCATCCTCAGCTGGCGGGAGGTGCTGCACacccctggctgtgctgttggGAACAAAGTTCGAAGCTTCAGCCCCGAGGGCGAAGGGCTCATCCTCGGCACTGGGCTCCCCGTGctccttctgcttcttcctgctATCTGCACTCTGAACCAGGTCCAGCAGGTCGGGGTTGGGGCCCAGCTTCGGCTTCTCCACGAAGGTGAACATGGACTTTCTGCTGGCTCTCCGGGCAGCCGACTCCTCCAGGATCCCTGTTTTGGGCAAGGGGTTTGGTCCGCTCACCCCGCAGCTCAGGAGGGGATCTGGCAGCATCTTCTGCTCCTGGGTAGGGTACAGGGCCGAGTAGGCGGGGGGGGAGCGGACACGGGTGAGCGGTGGGGGGCTGCTGAGGGTCTCTGCATAGGTTGGTGGTGGGGGCAGCTCGGGGGCAGGAGGTTCCTCGGCCGGCTGGGCACTGGCAGGGGATGCTTGGGTGCCAAAGGGTCTGGCTGTCCGGTTCTTCACAGGCTTGGGCTTGGCCAGGGTGAGATGGACCTCATAGTACTGCCGGCCCTGTGCCCCGTTCTGCTGCTGCCCGGCTGGGGATGCCATCCCTGTGGCTGTCCCCGCTGGCGCGCTGGGCACCTCTCTAGGCACCTCACCGAGCACCTCACTGGGCACTTCGATGTTCTTCCCCTCCTCGAGGCTCTGTGGCAGGACAAGAGCAGCCGTGTTTGGCCCTGCAGGGGCTCCTCCATTTCCGAGCGCCTCCACCCCTCTCTCCATCCTGCCggctgcctgctcctgcacGCCGTTGGTGGCAGCCGATGCCATGTTCTCCTTCAGGTAAACACTGAGTGGGACCTGCTGGGCTTCAGCAGGAAGCTCCTGGCACGGGGAGGCGTTTGCCAGCATCCCTTCTCCTGGATTGCCAGGCTGGTCGGGCTCCGGCTTCATCCCctgcccctggccctgctccatGGCCGCTTGCCGAGGCTGGGGCTCAGGGCTCAGCGGCAGCCCCCCGCCATGCCCGGCCCCCGTGAGCCCCTCAACGCGCTGCCTGCGCCGGTGGAACAGCAGGACGCCCTTGGAGCTGGGGCCGGGTGCCGTGGTGAGCTGAGCCGCGATCCTCTGGCTCCGCGCCTTCGCCTCCTTCAGCTCCTTCTCCGAGAGGCTGGCGCTGCGGGAGAGacctgggcagaggagagagggggaTTAGGGCGCTCAGTGGGAATGTGGGGTGTCAGTCATCCCCGCCCAGGACTGGCAGCCCTTCCTCCACCTATCCCCCGGCACCCCAActccttccctggcagctgggggaaggcaggagagatgCACCGGGGCTGCGGTACACGGTCCGGGGGCAATGGGGACCCAGCGCAGCCCCCACCAAGATGCTGGGACAGATGGGAAAGCCCAGGGGACACCTAGTGACGCTCTGGACCTGTCCGCCATCCCACGCCGTGTTTCGGCTGGGTTCTGCGCGCCCACCGCACTGACCATATGGGAAAGGAATTTCTCCGAGCAAGTCTCCTGGAAGCTCACATGGCTTCGGCCCCCGGCTCAAAGAGGCAGTGGCAGGGAAGAGGCCAGcgtgtgtccccagcccctcgcccCGAATCCCGGCATGCTCAGCCCCGAGCGGGCAGGACATAAACCCGGGGACAGCAGGGCCATGCCAACCCACCCCGACCTCACAGCAAGGCCGgcgggcagccccggcggggGACTCATGAATGGAGCAACACGAGATGGCAGCAGCCGACAGAAGCTGTGCAGATCCTGCCCAGCTGGACACAGACGCGGACACAGCGAGGAGCCACCTTCACGCCTCGGGACTCAGCACAAGTGCTAAAAGCAACGCGCTAAAAGCCTGGCGCCTTCTCCTGAGCCGGACAGAGATCAGGGCACCAGCCCTTCCCTAAGACCAAAAGGATGTGGAGCTGCCGGGAATGCATTTTCTCAGGGTGAGCAATTTCCTATGAGCTTACCCCCCCCGAAAGCACCCGTGGGAAGGGCAGTGTCTCCCACCCTGCCGAGGCCACTGCTGGGCACGGACACCAGCGCCGACCGCCAGCATCACCCCCGCGCCCAGCAAGGGTGCAGCCCTCTCTCCAAAGGCACTGCCGGGATGGCTCTGATGGGTGTCTCTGCTCTGGCCCCAGCAGGGAGGTGGGTGGCCGAGACCGCCTGCTCCTAGCCctgctcctctttccttctcattccttcCCGTCTTCCCTTCCTTCATGTGTTCCTCATTTTCTTGCCTTCTGTGCTGCTTGGGAGTCTTCCAGGATATTTTCAGCAGTGGCTCAGCCTACCAGCgagggaagggatggatgaCTAAGCCAAATCCTTCCAGCAAGCCCACGGTAAGCAGGAGGGCTGCTGGAACCGGGCAactcctcttcctcacccttcatccctcctgcctccctcagcACCCAGCAAGTCCCTGCACACCGCTGAGGTGTGCAGGATGCCCTGGATGAAGTCTTCAGGCTGCCCGACGGGAGGGTTTTGTTTGGGCAGggggcagaggaggcagagacGCCAGTGGAAACTCTCCTGGAGACGAGGAGCCCGTCGGCAGCGGCGACGCCGGCGGCCGGTCCCCCCCGGTTCGCGGCCAGCATTGTTTAACGCCCCATTTCTATTTGCTTTGGCGGCGGCACAGAGCGGGGCCGCTGCTTCCTCCGGCCCGGCTGGCTGGAGGGCGGCCAGCACCGCGGCTCCCGCTCCGCGGGGTCACCCTCGCCGCCTTTATCTCCGAAACGGGGGAGAAACACGGCCAAGGAGCCGTTGAGAAACAAGCCACAGGCTCCAGATGTCTGCGGGTTTCGTGCTCCGAGCGGAGCCTCCTCGCTTCCTcggaggctggggctgcctaAGAAGCCGAGCTCTCGGCGGAGCCATTTCGCAGCCTCTTGCTCTTGCTACTGCCTTTTAACAGCAAACGAGGGGCCCTGGGGGATCTCCTCCGTGCTGGAGGGATGACTCAGCTCTTGGCCAGCCCATCCCTGCTTGGACTAGCCGCCAAATACGCTCCCACGTAGCCGGGACCAATACTGGGATTTGCACACCGGGATTTCTTCCCTGGGTgtctccatccctggatgtCGCCACAGGCACGGGCATCACTCCGGGCCAGGGTGCGCTCCAGGGTGGACTCCCTCACCTGAAACCCCTTCCCTCGGATCTATTCCCGCCCATACCCATCCCCTCCGCTCTtccagcagcccctctgcccctgcccacccAGCACCCACCAGTCCTGGGCTGGTCCACCTGAGTCCAGAGGAAACGAATCCCTCAGGATACTACTTGGGATGCTGAGGGTAAGAATTGCTCTTCACATCCAATTTTTATGACACAGATGAAGAGCACCAAAGTCTCCAGCAGTCCAGAGGAaattgctccagcctgagctgtgGGATGAGGTTATTCACCCAGTGCAGGAGCCTTTATCCATCTGCCATGGTGTCTGGAGGCGTTCTGCCACCTGGGGCAGTTTCTGCACCACTCACTCCCCTCCCAGCCACAGAGAACATTCCATCATCCTTCCCTGCCATCTCCTGGCAGCTGGTAGCCCTGGGTGGGCTCTGGCTGGTTCttttccccagccccaggcaggcaggagggaggtgaATGCACTGAGATGTTCAGgtgctggggaggagaaggagaaggggcGTGGGGTCTAAGGCAACCAAAACAGTGCAGGGAGGAGGCGAAAGTAAAATTATGTGTGTCCtggtgcagcactggcagctggtTTCCACCCAGTACCCTGAGCCCTGTCCAAAATCCTAAGGATGAcagcttctccttccttccttccttccttccttccttccttccttcctgcctgcctgccttcctgcctgccttcctgcctgccttcctgcctgccttcctgccttcctgccttccttcctgccttcctgccttcctgccttccttccctcccacacCATACACTGTCTTGCCACGACGCTGTCTCTCTGAAAGAAGACATCTCCCCTCTCCAAATGTCCCATCTTATTCCAAGACAACGAGCCCCACCAGCCCTCTCCACTGCCATGTGCCGTCACTGGGCCAGCCTTGGGTCCCTTGTGGTCCAAGGGCGCTGGAGAAGGAGATGCTCCCTGTGCATCCTGTGCCCCATGGAACTGCCAGAGTCCTggcacagaggagcagctccaagTGCTGTTCTGGTTTAACACACTCCAGCTCTGGCCACAGGAGCCTATAGATCTCTATCTATGCATTTATATATGCACTTGGTCTGTAGGTTTTCCGTTACTCCAGGGGTGACTTCCTGAACATCCCCCAAGTGCAGAGCTTAACAGCTTCTTGCCGAGCTGTCAGTCATCCTTCCCACGGCACGTACAGTGCTGTCTCCTCCAGAGCGAGGATGACGAAGGTGATGACAGGCATTTTTCTTGCTCTCACTTCCTggacagatggg
Above is a window of Corvus moneduloides isolate bCorMon1 chromosome 15, bCorMon1.pri, whole genome shotgun sequence DNA encoding:
- the SYNPO gene encoding synaptopodin encodes the protein MLRTRLQQFCLHPQPSCAMSGESAQLPCVCGTAKGDSEGDSSCWQERGSREGQSCHQLRDAPASEPGEQEARMGLLGGKSSGSCQRDPGGLNGDAPQPPSNGSSLALLDEPAAPPKCAGSAPELPPTADSPTANPSQEWKVVKIQHVLINPDFEPRKAGLSRSASLSEKELKEAKARSQRIAAQLTTAPGPSSKGVLLFHRRRQRVEGLTGAGHGGGLPLSPEPQPRQAAMEQGQGQGMKPEPDQPGNPGEGMLANASPCQELPAEAQQVPLSVYLKENMASAATNGVQEQAAGRMERGVEALGNGGAPAGPNTAALVLPQSLEEGKNIEVPSEVLGEVPREVPSAPAGTATGMASPAGQQQNGAQGRQYYEVHLTLAKPKPVKNRTARPFGTQASPASAQPAEEPPAPELPPPPTYAETLSSPPPLTRVRSPPAYSALYPTQEQKMLPDPLLSCGVSGPNPLPKTGILEESAARRASRKSMFTFVEKPKLGPNPDLLDLVQSADSRKKQKEHGEPSAEDEPFALGAEASNFVPNSTARGVQHLPPAEDAPAWSSCLKSPTIQPKKKPQPSHILSEARGKGAELFARRQSRMEKFIIEAPSQPELLRSPSPTMSLPPSWKYDNNAYLSPMVSRRPSKSPSRPSKTPPASLYGSNLGENEVSQKELEISKHQPYQLQSSLFILSPSKGPARSMPQEMPPPRPSLPDSYPYTQQASCPTSPLPPSPVWHPPVVPSAGQTTASPFSSVAGALPLTHNSRASPGAPAEVLLASPCRLLPPRAKAGFQAPRPSYSTRNAGIEPQDRRSSLPASPTWTPRLARRPGSLDGWASPASVPELDEGPPTSPPWSERSLSPLRQDADPRASRQMQARLARNIINAARRKSSSPKAVGLENSRPFTPISAGPPSLPQSPRLGPRAPALQAASSVLGSLASSSPIHKSPLRSPRAGSPQFCASPGMPRAAWAEGRRLLLPSSASSCPVPRLSPIPKSPLPSPVVGGRSPAKRCTSRSSTDSDVSLDSEDSGTKSPGIHSFNLCPRGWTSSLRLKTGGLPSGAPCTS